One genomic window of Sarcophilus harrisii chromosome X, mSarHar1.11, whole genome shotgun sequence includes the following:
- the CYSLTR1 gene encoding cysteinyl leukotriene receptor 1, translated as MNGVGNMTGPEVDISCLSTIDDFRNQVYSTVYSMVSVIGFFGNGFVLYVLIRTYHEKSAFQVYMVNLAVADLLCVCTLPFRVVYYVQRGIWSLGDFLCRLSTYALYVNLYCSIFFMTAMSFFRCVAIVFPVQNINLVTQRKARVVSAAIWIFVILTSSPFFLMSKPYKAGNITKCFEPPQDSKSKKTVLALHYVSLFFGFIIPFVTIIVCYTMIILTLLKNSMKKNLPSRKKAVGMIIIVTAAFLISFMPYHIQRTIHLHFLNSENRTCESLLAMQKSVVITLSLAASNCCFDPLLYFFSGGNFRQRLSTFRKHSLSSITYAPKKKISSQEKVDDLSKE; from the coding sequence ATGAACGGTGTAGGAAATATGACAGGACCTGAGGTCGACATCAGCTGCCTCTCCACTATCGATGACTTCCGCAACCAAGTATACTCCACCGTGTACTCAATGGTCTCTGTCATCGGCTTCTTCGGCAATGGCTTTGTGCTTTACGTACTCATCAGGACGTACCATGAGAAATCAGCCTTCCAAGTATACATGGTGAACCTAGCCGTGGCCGATCTGCTGTGTGTGTGTACGCTGCCTTTTCGGGTAGTTTATTACGTTCAACGAGGTATCTGGTCCTTGGGGGACTTCTTGTGTCGACTCAGTACCTATGCTTTGTATGTCAACCTCTACTGTAGCATCTTCTTTATGACCGCCATGAGCTTTTTCCGTTGTGTGGCCATAGTATTCCCAGTCCAAAACATCAATCTGGTGACCCAGAGAAAAGCCAGGGTCGTGAGTGCGGCCATTTGGATTTTTGTTATCCTGACCAGTTCGCCCTTTTTTCTGATGAGCAAACCCTATAAAGCTGGGAATATCACCAAGTGCTTTGAGCCCCCCCAGGACTCAAAAAGTAAGAAAACGGTGCTGGCCTTACACTATGTCTCGTTATTCTTTGGCTTCATCATTCCATTTGTTACCATAATTGTCTGTTACACTATGATCATCTTGACCTTATTAAagaattcaatgaagaaaaatctGCCCAGTCGTAAGAAGGCGGTAGGAATGATCATTATTGTAACAGCTGCCTTCTTGATCAGTTTCATGCCTTATCACATTCAACGCACGATCCACCTTCACTTTTTGAACAGTGAAAATAGAACCTGTGAGTCTCTCCTGGCCATGCAGAAATCGGTGGTCATAACCTTATCTCTGGCAGCATCAAATTGCTGTTTTGACCCactcctctatttcttttcaGGGGGTAACTTCAGGCAAAGGCTGTCCACTTTTAGAAAGCATTCTCTTTCTAGCATAACCTATGCACCCAAAAAGAAGATCTCCTCCCAAGAAAAGGTGGATGACTTAAGCAAAGAGTAG